In the genome of Bacteroidota bacterium, one region contains:
- a CDS encoding PAS domain S-box protein, translating into MNPPSKNTNEDSEDALKNIFMQVPAMIAILKGHEYVFDFANPAYIDMVGNRNLTGKTLLEARPELEGQGFIELLDNVYKTGETFFGKEMPMMFNRNGKHEQAYVNFSYQAFKNTKGETEGILVFANEVTEHVIARKQIEESEKEHQKMAARLKLATDSANIGTWSLDIKTQKLEWSALHKIMWGYDEHAKGLTYEDWHKVIVQEDKGKAFKKIEEARVNQTAYEAEYAIHRANDGALRWIRSFGKYYYNDKGEAKILTGISIDITEQKEAEKKITESEERFRILADNIPNLSWMADADGNIFWYNQKWYDYTGTTLADMEGWGWQSVHDPKELPNVLVKWREAIKTGNPFEMSIPLKGADGKFRQFLTRVLPLYNSQNKIYRWLGTNTDVNKQKEAEEKIKESEKEHQKMAARLQFSIQAAKLGTWEIDVETEETVRDFRHDEIFGYSEPVKEWNFEKFLKHIHPEDLKYVKDIIKDAQYHKSFECETRIITPGGQIIWIEIKGKPMPDFKGKKKLFGVVADITEKKTLELQKEGYLVMLKEYNKELEELTQAKDNFISLISHDLRNPLSVIVSSSDILLQNIENKDIKDIEEFGRVINRSSKRVMAKFSKLVELSRSKNKA; encoded by the coding sequence ATGAATCCTCCTTCAAAAAATACAAATGAAGACAGCGAAGATGCGCTAAAAAATATTTTTATGCAAGTGCCTGCCATGATTGCCATACTCAAAGGACATGAATATGTATTTGATTTTGCAAACCCTGCTTACATAGATATGGTTGGCAACCGTAATCTCACAGGTAAAACGCTGCTTGAAGCACGCCCCGAATTAGAAGGCCAGGGGTTTATTGAGCTGCTTGATAATGTTTATAAGACCGGAGAAACTTTCTTCGGTAAAGAAATGCCGATGATGTTCAACCGAAATGGTAAACATGAACAGGCTTATGTTAATTTTTCTTACCAGGCATTTAAAAACACCAAGGGCGAAACAGAGGGTATTTTGGTTTTTGCTAATGAAGTTACCGAACATGTAATAGCCCGCAAACAAATTGAAGAAAGCGAAAAGGAACATCAAAAAATGGCAGCGCGCTTAAAGCTTGCCACCGATTCTGCAAACATAGGTACTTGGTCTTTAGACATAAAAACACAAAAGTTAGAATGGTCTGCATTGCATAAAATAATGTGGGGATATGATGAACACGCTAAAGGCCTAACATACGAAGACTGGCATAAAGTGATTGTTCAAGAGGATAAAGGAAAGGCTTTTAAAAAAATAGAAGAAGCAAGAGTTAATCAAACGGCATATGAAGCAGAGTATGCCATTCACAGGGCAAATGATGGCGCCCTCCGTTGGATACGTTCTTTTGGAAAATATTATTATAACGATAAGGGAGAAGCAAAAATACTTACTGGGATCAGTATTGACATTACCGAACAAAAAGAAGCAGAGAAAAAAATTACAGAAAGCGAAGAGCGTTTCAGGATATTGGCTGACAATATTCCTAACCTTTCATGGATGGCTGATGCGGACGGCAACATATTTTGGTATAACCAAAAGTGGTATGATTATACCGGCACCACCTTGGCTGATATGGAAGGATGGGGCTGGCAATCGGTTCACGACCCTAAAGAGCTTCCAAACGTACTTGTTAAATGGCGTGAGGCTATAAAAACCGGCAACCCTTTTGAAATGTCTATTCCACTAAAAGGCGCAGACGGTAAGTTCCGTCAATTCCTGACTCGTGTTTTGCCACTTTACAACAGCCAAAACAAAATTTATAGATGGCTTGGAACCAACACAGATGTGAATAAACAAAAAGAAGCAGAAGAAAAAATTAAAGAAAGCGAAAAGGAACATCAAAAAATGGCAGCACGCTTACAGTTTTCTATTCAGGCTGCAAAATTAGGAACCTGGGAAATTGATGTTGAAACTGAAGAAACAGTAAGGGATTTCAGGCATGATGAGATATTCGGCTACAGCGAACCGGTTAAAGAATGGAATTTTGAAAAATTCTTAAAACATATTCACCCTGAGGATCTAAAATATGTTAAGGATATTATTAAAGATGCGCAATATCATAAATCTTTCGAATGTGAAACAAGAATTATTACCCCCGGGGGGCAAATTATATGGATTGAAATAAAAGGAAAACCAATGCCTGATTTTAAAGGCAAAAAAAAACTCTTTGGAGTAGTAGCAGATATTACCGAGAAAAAAACTTTAGAACTGCAAAAAGAAGGCTATTTAGTTATGCTGAAAGAGTATAACAAGGAACTTGAAGAGCTAACACAGGCAAAAGATAATTTTATTTCTTTAATATCCCATGACTTAAGAAATCCTCTTTCGGTGATCGTATCCTCCTCCGACATTTTACTTCAAAACATTGAAAATAAAGACATAAAAGACATCGAAGAATTTGGGAGGGTTATTAATAGATCTTCTAAAAGGGTTATGGCAAAATTTAGTAAACTGGTAGAATTATCTCGGTCGAAGAATAAAGC